A region of the Terriglobales bacterium genome:
AGCAGGCCTTCTTGCCGCCGCTGCGCAACATCACCGCCTGCAGGTTGCGGGTGTGCCCGGGATAGACCTTCACCGAGATGCCGGGCACGATCTCGCTGTCGCCGTGCAGCAGGTGCATCTGGCCGTTGCGGATGAGGGGATCGTAGTTGTCGCTGATGTAGCTGACGCGGTCGCGCTCGTGCTGCAGGGAAGCGTGCCGCCACTCGCCCTCCTGCACGTAGTAGCGGGCGCGGGGGAAGGTGGCCACCGCCTGCCCCTTCTCGTAGACCGTGTTCCAGCCGCAGTGGTCGAAGTGCAGGTGGGTGTTGATGACCACGTCGATCTGGTCGGGCGCCACCCCCGCCGCCTCCAGGCTCGCCAGCAGCTTCTCCTTCGGCTGGTGGATCTTCTTCAGCTTCTCGGAGAGCTTGTTGCCCATCCCGGTCTCGATGAGCACGGTGTGCTTGCCGGTGCGCACCAGCACCGAGTTCATGCCCACAGCCAGGCGGTTGTGCTCGTCTGGCTTCATCTTCTTTTCCCAGAGCGGCTTGGGGACTACGCCGAAGAAGGCGCCGCCGTCCAGCCAGTAGGTGCCGTCGGAGAGCAGGGTGAGCTCGAAGTCGCCCAGGGTCAGACGCGGGGCGGCCTTCTCGTGGTGGGCGGCTTGGGAAGGGACAGGCATCACGCTCCGCCGCGAATCAATGCCCCCTCAGCGCCTGCTCGAAGTGCTGCTGGATGAGGTGGTAGAGATGCGAGCGCGCCGTCTTGCCGGCGATGCCGTGGGTCTTGCCGGGATAGAACATCAGGTCGAATTGCTTGCCGGCGGCGATGAGGGCGTCGGTCATCTGCACCGTGTTCTGGAAGTGGACGTTGTCGTCGCCAGTGCCGTGCACGATGAGCAGGCTCCCCTCGAGGCCGGCCGCCGAATTCACCGGCGAGGCCTTCTGATAGCCGGCTTCGTTGTCCTTGGGCAGGCCCATGTAGCGTTCGGTGTAGATGGAATCGTAGTCGCGCCAGTCGGTGACCGGCGCCACCGAGACCCCAGCCTTGAACAGGTCGGAGTGGGTGAGCGCGTACAGGGTCATGTAGCCGCCGTAGCTCCAGCCCCACCAGCCCAGGCGGGAGCCGTCGAGTTGCGGGAACTGCTCCAGGGCCTGGTGGAGGGCGGCCAACTGGTCCTTCAATTCGGTGGCGCCGAAGCTGCGGAAGATGGGCTCGGCGAACTTCTTGCCGCGCCCGGCCATGCCGCGGTTGTCCACGATCAGGATGGCAAAGCCCTCTTTGGCCAGGATCTGGTCGAAGAGGAAGTTGGGCCCGCCCCAGCCGTCGCGCACCGTCTGCGCCTGCGGCCCGCCGTAGGGATTGAGGATGAGCGGGACCTTGTGCGTGGGGCTGGCGTCGGGAGGCAGGATCAGCATGCCCTGGAGTTCGGTGCCATCGTCGGCCTTGAAGTTGACGAACCGGGGCGGGATCAGGCCGTAGGCCGCGACGTCCTTCGACTGCCACAGCGGGAAGCAGGGGCCCGCGGGCGCGCACACC
Encoded here:
- a CDS encoding MBL fold metallo-hydrolase; protein product: MPVPSQAAHHEKAAPRLTLGDFELTLLSDGTYWLDGGAFFGVVPKPLWEKKMKPDEHNRLAVGMNSVLVRTGKHTVLIETGMGNKLSEKLKKIHQPKEKLLASLEAAGVAPDQIDVVINTHLHFDHCGWNTVYEKGQAVATFPRARYYVQEGEWRHASLQHERDRVSYISDNYDPLIRNGQMHLLHGDSEIVPGISVKVYPGHTRNLQAVMLRSGGKKACYVSDLVPTTAHLDLTWVMAFDLFPLETIESRKRLWEAAVPEKWLMIFTHDHHTPWAYVEQAGEGRYVARPV